The Methanocellales archaeon genome has a window encoding:
- a CDS encoding UPF0147 family protein: MSSKEDVIKQCIAILGQIIEDGSIPRNIRRAADGARAALFDTNTPPVIRAASAMSILNEVSNDLNIPLHARTLIWSVASQLERVSIDI; the protein is encoded by the coding sequence ATGTCGTCCAAAGAAGATGTTATCAAGCAATGTATTGCTATTTTAGGGCAAATTATAGAGGATGGTTCCATCCCAAGAAATATAAGACGGGCGGCTGATGGGGCTCGGGCCGCCTTATTTGATACAAATACGCCCCCTGTTATTAGAGCTGCTTCTGCAATGTCGATTTTGAATGAAGTTAGTAATGACCTTAACATTCCACTACATGCAAGAACGTTAATTTGGAGTGTAGCTAGTCAATTAGAGAGAGTTTCTATTGATATTTAG
- a CDS encoding ORC1-type DNA replication protein, whose amino-acid sequence MELKQLFEDLLSIKPIFVNREVLRPSYTPDYLPHRREQINRMAATLVVALRGETPSNILIYGKSGTGKTAVVKNVGRELEMISESKGKPCTVLYINCEVVDTQYRVLYHLAGYFDKEIPPTGWPTDQVYAEFKNGIDNGNRAVIIILDEVDKLVKKGDEILYNLSRINSELNHAKVSIIGISNDLKFIEFLDPRVRSSLGEEEIIFPPYNADQLRDILEQRASMAFKSDALSPEVIPLCAAFAAQEHGDARRALDLLRVSAELAERAQNNIVMEEHVRWAQDKIELDRIVEVVRTLPTQSKLVLYSMVLLNRKSLTTGEVYKVYKDLCHKTDMADLTQRRVTDLISELDMLGIVSATVVSKGRYGRTKEISVSIPIDQIKYVLLEDYRLKSLGGVRLKSVSIPDTQTRLYG is encoded by the coding sequence TTGGAACTCAAACAACTATTCGAGGATTTACTAAGCATCAAACCAATCTTTGTGAATAGGGAGGTTTTGCGCCCATCCTATACGCCTGATTATTTGCCCCACAGAAGAGAACAGATAAATAGAATGGCTGCCACGCTTGTAGTCGCTCTTCGGGGAGAGACCCCTTCAAATATCCTGATATACGGAAAGAGTGGCACTGGTAAAACAGCCGTAGTAAAAAATGTTGGAAGAGAGCTTGAGATGATAAGCGAATCCAAAGGAAAACCATGCACCGTTTTGTACATCAATTGTGAAGTTGTAGACACGCAATATCGGGTGCTTTATCACCTGGCAGGATATTTTGATAAGGAAATCCCGCCGACTGGCTGGCCAACCGACCAAGTTTATGCTGAATTTAAAAATGGAATCGATAACGGGAATAGGGCGGTCATCATCATACTAGACGAAGTTGACAAATTGGTTAAAAAGGGCGATGAAATATTGTATAACCTGTCAAGAATCAATTCTGAATTAAATCATGCCAAAGTTAGTATAATTGGCATATCCAACGATCTAAAATTCATAGAGTTCTTGGACCCCAGGGTCCGTTCGTCTCTGGGGGAGGAGGAAATCATATTTCCACCATATAATGCAGACCAGCTGAGGGATATTTTGGAGCAAAGGGCGAGTATGGCGTTCAAGTCAGATGCACTTAGCCCAGAGGTAATCCCCCTCTGTGCGGCTTTTGCCGCCCAAGAGCATGGTGATGCGAGGCGAGCGCTTGACCTACTACGCGTCTCTGCCGAACTGGCCGAGCGCGCCCAAAATAACATCGTTATGGAAGAGCACGTTCGATGGGCGCAGGATAAAATTGAACTGGACAGGATCGTTGAGGTCGTGCGTACCCTCCCAACGCAATCTAAGCTGGTTTTGTACAGTATGGTCTTGCTTAATAGAAAGAGCCTGACTACGGGCGAAGTCTATAAGGTCTACAAAGACCTCTGCCACAAGACTGACATGGCTGATCTAACACAACGTCGCGTGACTGATTTGATATCAGAGCTCGATATGTTAGGGATCGTCAGTGCCACTGTGGTTAGCAAGGGCCGATATGGGCGAACAAAGGAAATATCGGTTAGTATTCCAATAGATCAGATAAAGTATGTACTGCTTGAAGACTATCGGCTTAAGTCACTCGGGGGGGTCCGTCTAAAGTCAGTTAGCATACCTGATACCCAGACCCGATTGTATGGTTAA
- a CDS encoding signal peptidase I: MNDNFWIELATDLVFATTVVFLGIGIVYLLAGTWPFMVGITSGSMMPNMYKGDLIFLQGISRTTIKTYQVGAETGYTSFGGYGDVVVYRPNGDPEVIPIIHRVMYWVDAGEPMPNGEPAPHAGFITKGDNNDGYDQPVLTDPVKPDWIVGVVRVRVPYLGYLGIRLIFSMTYPIQDLTIQSGLGIRYAN, from the coding sequence ATGAATGATAATTTTTGGATTGAATTGGCAACGGATTTGGTCTTTGCAACAACCGTGGTGTTCCTAGGCATAGGTATTGTATATCTCCTCGCAGGAACCTGGCCTTTTATGGTTGGAATCACATCGGGTAGTATGATGCCAAACATGTATAAGGGGGATCTAATATTCCTTCAGGGTATTAGTCGCACCACCATCAAAACATATCAAGTTGGTGCAGAGACAGGCTACACCTCTTTTGGTGGGTATGGTGACGTGGTAGTATACAGACCCAATGGAGATCCTGAGGTGATCCCAATAATTCATAGGGTCATGTATTGGGTTGATGCAGGAGAGCCGATGCCCAATGGCGAGCCTGCGCCCCATGCAGGATTTATCACTAAAGGAGACAACAATGATGGTTATGATCAACCTGTCTTGACGGATCCGGTAAAACCAGACTGGATCGTGGGTGTTGTTAGAGTTAGAGTGCCGTATTTAGGATATTTAGGCATTAGATTAATTTTTAGCATGACTTACCCAATCCAAGACTTAACCATACAATCGGGTCTGGGTATCAGGTATGCTAACTGA
- a CDS encoding DNA-directed DNA polymerase II small subunit, with protein MVEDTIQRFAEAGHQIHPDAVAMIQKHEGSIEALMQDILTSLDDSVLVVTPEHVRKALSRPSAGVRVLSDITSESTCFGGYDEFVLYFRDRYAKLSDMIRGRVNARPIESLNKVRGDTAVIGMVSDIRNTSNGHKLIELEDPTGTFPVLLQKNKGLLEVSNYVILDEVIGVTGNLTKDGKLLIASNILWPDIPVKNESRRAFEKVFAVLTSDIHVGSKTFLEGAWLKFIKWLNGDLGDDDQRTLAEKVKYIVIAGDLVDGIGVYPDQEKDLLIPDIYEQYQKAAEYLREVPTHIKIIILPGNHDAVRQAEPQPALPKKITDMFCDLNVMFLGNPSLIELDGIKALIYHGRSLDDFVAALPGLSYKAPDRIMVEMLRRRHLFPIYGERVSIAPEKKDHFVIDSIPDILHCGHVHTIGLSRYRGVTLVNSGTWQAQTDFQKRINLEPVPAHVPIIDLSTMESSILKFA; from the coding sequence ATGGTAGAAGACACTATCCAACGTTTTGCAGAGGCAGGGCATCAAATACATCCAGATGCGGTTGCAATGATACAAAAGCACGAAGGCTCCATTGAGGCGCTGATGCAAGACATACTGACGTCTTTGGATGACTCCGTGTTGGTGGTCACTCCGGAACATGTTAGAAAAGCCCTCTCAAGGCCGTCAGCAGGGGTTCGAGTTTTAAGTGACATTACCAGCGAATCGACGTGTTTTGGCGGTTATGACGAGTTCGTTTTGTATTTTCGTGATAGATATGCCAAACTAAGCGATATGATCCGAGGAAGGGTAAATGCAAGACCCATTGAAAGCCTCAACAAAGTCAGAGGGGATACTGCTGTTATTGGAATGGTATCTGATATTAGGAATACTTCAAACGGACATAAATTGATAGAGCTGGAAGACCCAACCGGGACGTTCCCAGTCCTTCTCCAAAAGAATAAGGGCTTACTTGAAGTATCCAATTATGTCATCTTGGATGAGGTTATTGGCGTTACCGGAAATCTGACAAAAGACGGTAAGCTTTTGATAGCAAGTAATATATTGTGGCCGGACATACCTGTAAAAAACGAGTCCAGAAGAGCATTTGAAAAAGTTTTTGCGGTGCTGACATCTGACATACATGTTGGGAGTAAGACGTTCTTAGAGGGAGCATGGCTTAAGTTCATCAAATGGTTAAATGGCGATCTCGGAGACGATGATCAAAGAACGCTGGCCGAAAAAGTAAAATACATAGTAATTGCGGGCGATTTGGTGGATGGGATCGGAGTCTACCCTGACCAAGAAAAAGACCTACTAATCCCGGATATTTACGAGCAATATCAAAAGGCTGCAGAGTATCTTAGGGAAGTACCAACGCACATCAAGATCATAATCTTGCCAGGGAATCATGATGCTGTTCGACAGGCAGAGCCACAGCCAGCTTTGCCAAAGAAAATAACCGATATGTTTTGCGATCTAAATGTGATGTTCTTGGGCAACCCCTCGTTGATAGAGTTGGATGGCATTAAAGCACTTATCTACCATGGACGCTCTCTGGATGATTTTGTTGCAGCACTACCAGGGCTATCCTATAAAGCGCCAGACAGAATCATGGTTGAAATGCTCAGAAGAAGACATTTGTTTCCGATATATGGTGAACGCGTTTCCATAGCACCTGAGAAGAAAGACCATTTTGTGATCGATAGCATTCCTGACATATTACATTGCGGCCATGTGCACACCATCGGGCTATCAAGGTATCGTGGCGTTACTTTGGTGAATTCTGGTACATGGCAAGCACAGACCGATTTCCAGAAAAGGATAAACCTAGAGCCAGTCCCAGCTCATGTTCCAATCATCGATTTAAGTACGATGGAATCCTCGATCTTGAAATTTGCGTGA
- a CDS encoding DNA polymerase II large subunit, which translates to MMSSEQIQSYFNSLEAELERCIKIAKEAKMRGEDPSPDPEILLAKDLAGRVESLVGIKGVAQRIRELESEVSREEVALHIGLDFAEGKIGSKSGLDLVDGAIRTAVAILTEGIVAAPIEGIARVGVGKNDDGSDYLKIYYSGPIRSAGGTAQALSVLVADYVRRKVGISEYKPRIEEVERYAEEVLLYKRITNLQYTPSNEEIRLIVNNCPICIDGEPTEEEEVSAYRNLDRIETNRVRGGMVLVLAEGLALKAPKVKTYVEQLGLDGWEWLDNLIIKKHVGERVSGRKEKFLEGIIAGRPVFSHPSAKGGFRLRYGRSRNSCYATAGIHPATMNLLDDFIATGTQMKVELPGKAVGITPVDTIEGPTVRLVNGDVLRIDSVEQAHELRPSVAEIIDVGEILINYGDFLENAHPLVPASYCYEWWIQELEEKNSIREDLKDITPERAFELSEQFDVPLHPKYTYLWHDITISELDLLANHISEKGKYGETLTIPVDPRVKEILETLLIPHKVRGDNIIVDHALPLIRCLGLDQDRHKGDTPTSYEKTIEAVSAMAGVRIRERAPIRIGGRMGRPEKSEKRKMHPPVHVLFPTGGEGSRNRSLNGKKGEIEIELGIKKCPNCGITTFKNLCDCGGRTFPVMFCVSCGISSGEKELCPRCGRKTSSVRKQAIDFSALYARSLERLGERAPEEFKGVLGLTSKNQTPEPLEKGILRAKNGTYVFKDGTIRYDITDLPLTHFRPREIGISLDRLSELGYCLDMDGKALKDESQVVELKPQDVILSKGAGDYLLLVANFLDELLVKYYGMDAYYNIQSVDDLIGKLVIGLAPHTSAGVLGRIVGFTSASVCYAHPFFHAAKRRNCDGDEDCIMLLMDGLLNFSLSYLPDKRGGKMDAPIVLTTRINPSEIDSEVHNIDLLRRYPLEFYEASLKHADPKDIEVKMDTIGARLGSSTQYEGFYFTHDTSDIAAGPMNSAYKTLGTMIDKMEAQLTLAKKIRAVDARDVAERVIVSHFLPDLIGNLRAFSKQKMRCVKCNARIRRPPLRGTCPKCGGKVILTVHEGSIRKYLDISLKTAEEYDISNYTKQRLRLIELEINSLFASDKVKQAELVDFM; encoded by the coding sequence ATGATGAGCTCTGAGCAAATCCAATCCTATTTTAATTCACTGGAAGCCGAACTAGAGCGCTGTATCAAAATAGCGAAAGAGGCTAAAATGCGCGGCGAAGACCCCAGTCCAGACCCGGAGATTCTGCTGGCCAAGGATCTTGCTGGCAGGGTAGAAAGCCTAGTGGGCATCAAAGGAGTCGCCCAAAGAATTCGCGAGTTGGAGTCTGAGGTATCCAGAGAGGAAGTAGCTTTGCATATAGGGCTGGACTTCGCTGAAGGCAAAATAGGTAGCAAATCAGGACTCGATTTGGTAGATGGCGCAATCAGGACTGCAGTGGCGATACTAACCGAAGGAATCGTGGCTGCCCCAATTGAAGGCATCGCCCGCGTAGGCGTGGGGAAAAACGATGATGGAAGCGACTACCTGAAAATATATTATTCCGGGCCCATCAGGAGTGCAGGAGGAACCGCCCAGGCATTGTCCGTCTTAGTGGCCGACTATGTGCGCAGAAAAGTTGGCATATCGGAATATAAGCCTAGAATAGAGGAAGTTGAGCGCTATGCTGAGGAGGTCCTTCTTTATAAGAGGATAACGAATCTTCAATACACTCCCTCCAATGAAGAAATTCGCCTGATAGTTAATAATTGTCCCATTTGCATAGATGGCGAACCTACCGAGGAGGAAGAGGTTTCTGCGTACAGAAACTTAGATCGCATAGAGACTAACCGGGTTAGGGGCGGAATGGTGCTTGTGCTGGCAGAAGGACTTGCATTAAAGGCGCCGAAGGTCAAGACCTACGTGGAACAACTGGGTTTAGATGGCTGGGAGTGGTTGGATAATCTGATAATTAAAAAACATGTGGGTGAGAGGGTATCGGGGCGAAAGGAAAAGTTCCTTGAGGGCATTATAGCGGGGAGGCCTGTTTTCTCGCATCCCTCTGCCAAAGGGGGATTTAGATTGCGATATGGGCGCTCGCGCAATTCGTGTTATGCAACTGCTGGGATCCATCCCGCTACGATGAACCTGCTTGATGATTTTATCGCCACTGGCACGCAAATGAAAGTTGAGCTGCCTGGAAAAGCGGTTGGCATCACGCCGGTGGACACAATAGAAGGGCCGACCGTTCGCTTGGTTAATGGAGATGTTTTGCGTATAGATTCAGTAGAGCAAGCCCATGAATTACGTCCGAGCGTTGCAGAGATAATCGATGTTGGGGAAATCCTGATAAACTATGGTGATTTTCTGGAGAATGCTCACCCCCTCGTTCCAGCCTCCTATTGTTATGAGTGGTGGATCCAGGAGCTTGAAGAGAAAAATTCCATCCGAGAAGATCTAAAGGACATCACGCCAGAGAGGGCGTTTGAGTTATCAGAGCAATTTGATGTGCCGTTGCACCCTAAATATACCTACCTGTGGCATGACATCACCATCTCAGAGCTAGATTTGTTGGCAAATCACATCTCTGAAAAAGGGAAATATGGTGAAACTCTCACCATTCCAGTTGATCCAAGAGTGAAAGAGATCCTAGAAACGCTATTGATTCCTCATAAGGTTCGTGGGGACAACATAATTGTCGATCATGCGCTTCCGCTTATTCGATGCCTTGGGCTGGACCAAGACCGGCATAAAGGGGACACACCCACATCCTATGAAAAAACGATTGAAGCAGTATCAGCAATGGCTGGTGTACGAATTCGAGAGCGTGCACCGATCCGAATTGGTGGTAGAATGGGGAGACCGGAGAAGTCAGAAAAAAGGAAAATGCACCCTCCAGTACATGTCTTGTTCCCAACAGGCGGCGAAGGAAGCAGAAACCGCTCATTAAATGGTAAGAAGGGCGAAATTGAAATCGAGTTAGGAATCAAAAAATGTCCCAATTGCGGCATCACCACGTTCAAAAATCTATGTGATTGTGGTGGTCGTACCTTTCCAGTCATGTTCTGCGTAAGCTGTGGCATTTCCTCCGGGGAAAAGGAGCTTTGCCCCCGTTGTGGCAGGAAGACCTCTTCCGTTAGAAAGCAAGCCATCGATTTTAGTGCCCTTTATGCTCGGTCGCTGGAACGATTAGGTGAACGTGCGCCCGAAGAATTCAAAGGCGTGCTAGGCCTAACCTCCAAAAATCAGACCCCAGAACCACTTGAAAAAGGAATTCTGAGAGCCAAGAATGGAACATATGTATTCAAGGACGGAACCATCAGATATGATATAACGGATTTGCCGCTCACCCACTTCCGGCCAAGGGAGATTGGTATATCATTAGATCGGCTCAGTGAGCTTGGATATTGCCTGGATATGGATGGCAAAGCCCTCAAAGATGAAAGTCAAGTGGTTGAACTAAAGCCCCAGGACGTGATCCTCTCAAAAGGTGCTGGAGATTATTTGTTGCTTGTTGCAAATTTTTTGGATGAGTTATTGGTGAAATACTATGGTATGGACGCCTATTATAACATCCAATCGGTGGATGACTTGATAGGAAAATTGGTCATCGGGCTTGCGCCCCACACATCTGCGGGAGTTCTGGGGCGAATAGTTGGCTTCACCAGCGCATCCGTATGCTATGCCCATCCGTTTTTCCATGCAGCGAAGCGTCGTAATTGCGATGGTGATGAGGACTGCATAATGCTTCTGATGGACGGACTGCTCAACTTTTCCCTTTCATATCTGCCGGATAAACGCGGGGGCAAGATGGACGCACCGATCGTGCTTACCACGCGCATAAACCCGAGCGAGATCGATAGCGAGGTGCATAACATAGATCTACTGAGGAGGTATCCACTGGAATTCTACGAAGCATCTCTGAAACATGCCGACCCAAAGGACATAGAGGTAAAAATGGATACAATCGGAGCAAGGTTGGGATCTTCAACGCAATACGAGGGCTTTTACTTCACACACGACACCTCTGATATTGCGGCGGGCCCGATGAATAGTGCATATAAGACATTGGGAACCATGATCGATAAAATGGAGGCGCAACTAACATTAGCAAAGAAGATTAGGGCTGTCGATGCAAGGGATGTGGCTGAACGCGTCATAGTCTCACATTTCTTACCAGATTTGATCGGCAATTTACGTGCATTCTCAAAACAAAAAATGCGATGTGTTAAATGCAACGCGAGGATTCGGAGACCTCCACTTAGGGGCACATGCCCCAAATGTGGTGGTAAGGTGATACTGACAGTGCATGAAGGATCTATCAGGAAATATCTGGACATCTCGCTGAAAACAGCAGAAGAATATGATATCTCCAACTACACAAAACAGCGGCTTCGTTTGATAGAACTTGAAATCAACTCGCTTTTCGCTTCTGACAAAGTCAAACAGGCAGAATTGGTAGATTTTATGTGA
- a CDS encoding 4Fe-4S binding protein: MMGIGIFLCTCNNTSSIDFREVKRSIGKEVEIVEVHDLLCQEDGLAYIIDDIRRKELDSVIIGCTFKKRIFKELVEGMGFKGDDISLLNLREHCGWVHDEKGATEKAKRLLLAAIDRIKTRPKVESFVIDVGYDVLVIGNSSLGVTLAKNLSKLANVQLLMNSASGLTSLEDVLVHIGSVKDVKGTMGNFSVDVEIVKGKIDPERCIICGLCENICPKNAIQSGLVYSINDLCNECGDCTDVCPTGAIDLSYKNETLKAGQLLVIGDWKYPVRDGIYLCGDDPSSAVLEIVSNLGKIKKRKVLSLNLENCAAGKSEMVGCELCEIACPYGAITRAGDRISFDEVACRACGVCSAVCPISLPQLRECPEDAIYSQIEVLLGKTKKDTSLKVLMFACLECEKTLDFVGRKRLQYHPVLPLFVSCVDSVSEAHILRAFDMGADGVLLLECEDCPHDAVAGELAVKFANMALGAFGLGERVKRIQVNADEPGTFVSAVMSFVQGLSPSPIKEKKPIKLDKTAKRDVILGLVHGLSVKTGISPNFVEEDTRFPFADIHISEKCTLCNACMNMCPMNAIIRKENKVNFIYGYCISCGLCEKACPEGALRLNKVLDFAKLSDLKEITLAESELVRCEACGKAFITRAALNRTSNLIRGLEGTDELSTEERLGLLKYCEDCRAVRALGKVLEKIK; encoded by the coding sequence ATGATGGGTATTGGTATTTTTCTTTGCACCTGCAACAATACGTCAAGCATCGATTTCAGGGAAGTCAAGCGGAGCATCGGAAAAGAAGTGGAGATCGTCGAGGTTCACGACCTATTGTGTCAGGAAGACGGGCTTGCATATATCATAGATGACATTAGACGAAAGGAACTCGACTCGGTCATCATAGGCTGTACATTCAAAAAACGAATTTTCAAAGAGCTGGTTGAAGGAATGGGATTCAAAGGCGACGACATCAGCCTGTTAAATCTCAGAGAGCATTGTGGATGGGTTCATGATGAAAAGGGTGCTACTGAAAAGGCAAAGCGTTTGCTTCTGGCAGCCATCGATCGTATAAAGACAAGACCTAAGGTTGAGAGCTTTGTCATCGATGTGGGATACGATGTATTGGTGATAGGAAACTCATCCCTCGGGGTAACGCTCGCAAAAAACCTCTCAAAGTTGGCTAATGTACAACTTTTGATGAACTCTGCCTCAGGACTCACCTCTTTAGAGGATGTGTTGGTTCATATTGGATCTGTAAAAGACGTGAAAGGAACAATGGGCAATTTTTCTGTAGATGTAGAAATAGTGAAAGGAAAAATCGATCCAGAAAGATGCATCATTTGTGGATTGTGCGAGAATATATGCCCGAAAAATGCAATTCAATCTGGTTTAGTGTATTCAATAAATGATTTATGCAATGAATGTGGCGACTGTACTGATGTATGCCCCACCGGTGCCATCGATCTAAGTTATAAAAATGAAACACTAAAAGCCGGCCAGCTCTTGGTAATCGGAGATTGGAAATATCCTGTGCGAGACGGCATTTACTTGTGCGGAGACGATCCATCCTCTGCGGTATTGGAAATCGTTTCAAATCTCGGAAAAATTAAAAAACGAAAGGTTTTGAGCCTGAACCTAGAAAACTGTGCCGCAGGGAAAAGCGAAATGGTGGGCTGTGAACTCTGTGAGATTGCATGTCCCTATGGTGCGATAACACGTGCTGGAGATAGAATCTCGTTTGACGAGGTTGCATGCAGGGCTTGTGGAGTCTGCTCTGCTGTCTGTCCAATCTCACTCCCTCAACTGAGGGAATGCCCAGAAGACGCCATCTATTCGCAGATAGAGGTCTTGCTAGGCAAAACAAAAAAAGACACAAGTCTCAAAGTGCTAATGTTTGCCTGCTTGGAATGCGAGAAAACTCTGGATTTTGTCGGTAGAAAACGACTTCAATATCACCCTGTTCTCCCATTGTTCGTTTCGTGTGTTGACTCTGTTTCAGAGGCACACATTCTTCGAGCCTTCGATATGGGTGCAGATGGGGTTCTACTGCTGGAATGTGAAGACTGCCCGCATGATGCTGTGGCAGGAGAATTGGCAGTAAAATTTGCCAATATGGCTCTGGGCGCATTTGGTCTGGGCGAGCGAGTAAAGCGTATCCAAGTCAATGCAGATGAACCAGGCACTTTCGTGAGTGCTGTAATGTCTTTCGTACAAGGTTTGAGTCCATCTCCCATTAAAGAGAAGAAACCAATCAAATTGGACAAAACAGCAAAGAGAGACGTCATATTGGGTTTGGTTCATGGTCTCTCGGTTAAGACAGGGATATCGCCAAACTTCGTTGAGGAAGATACGAGATTTCCTTTTGCAGACATCCACATCTCAGAAAAGTGCACCCTATGCAACGCATGCATGAACATGTGCCCCATGAATGCGATAATAAGAAAAGAGAATAAGGTCAATTTCATCTATGGGTATTGCATCTCATGCGGGTTGTGCGAAAAAGCATGTCCAGAAGGGGCACTTAGATTGAACAAAGTGCTCGATTTTGCCAAACTAAGCGATCTAAAAGAGATCACTCTAGCTGAGTCGGAGCTTGTTAGGTGCGAGGCATGTGGTAAAGCGTTTATAACTAGGGCAGCATTGAATCGCACATCAAATTTGATACGCGGGTTAGAGGGAACCGATGAACTCAGTACGGAAGAGCGTTTGGGGCTGCTCAAATATTGCGAGGATTGCAGGGCCGTGAGGGCGTTAGGAAAGGTTTTGGAGAAAATAAAGTGA
- a CDS encoding molecular chaperone TorD family protein, which translates to MYVEEPPRELAEDLVNNTVTIPDLKPLNEDMAEGFEKLREFMKASKEVDEVHERLTDEYTRLFLGPGSPPVPPYESMYVGGTMGGPSLLRLKKDYRKAGIAKSKEYPEPEDYIAFELKFMYHLCEEALKKGERMGKYWELQKEFMDEHLIKWVPDFCDDLYKSEHSDFYKSIAKITKGFILMDKDWIDECEGVF; encoded by the coding sequence ATGTACGTAGAGGAGCCACCACGTGAGCTTGCTGAAGACCTGGTTAATAATACGGTTACGATTCCAGACCTGAAGCCCTTGAACGAGGATATGGCCGAGGGCTTTGAGAAGTTGAGGGAGTTCATGAAAGCGAGCAAAGAGGTGGATGAGGTTCATGAAAGGTTGACGGATGAGTACACCCGCCTTTTCCTAGGGCCCGGCAGTCCTCCAGTTCCCCCCTATGAATCCATGTATGTAGGTGGAACTATGGGGGGGCCGTCTCTGTTAAGGCTTAAAAAGGATTATAGGAAAGCGGGAATCGCAAAGTCCAAAGAATATCCAGAACCAGAGGATTACATCGCATTCGAGCTAAAATTCATGTACCATCTATGTGAAGAAGCGCTAAAAAAGGGGGAGCGCATGGGGAAATACTGGGAGCTACAAAAGGAGTTCATGGACGAGCATCTGATTAAATGGGTGCCGGATTTCTGCGACGACCTGTACAAAAGTGAGCATTCTGATTTCTACAAGAGCATTGCAAAGATCACGAAGGGCTTCATACTTATGGATAAGGATTGGATAGATGAATGTGAGGGGGTTTTTTAG